One window from the genome of Pseudomonadota bacterium encodes:
- a CDS encoding lytic murein transglycosylase gives MKYLTIFALLIALIAVNSYASEWIPPDFASKKEIISQKLKDNGFSDDEIRQIFSDTRIKLYPEMLNRSGKGFNYMSRKFGLLNKKSIMRGQKVLKEHRAAFKEIEDRFGVEKEVLVAIYRVETNLGNARGNYLVFNSLLTMSVFENRRSEWATEELINLLILCKNSSKDPFSIKGSWAGAFGLCQFIPSSYLRYAVDGNGDGEIDLFNFHDAMASIASYLKAHGWEKGSPDKHRKAVWAYNHCDNYVKAVLAYARASKISKKG, from the coding sequence TTGAAATATTTAACAATATTTGCTCTCCTTATTGCTTTAATTGCTGTCAACTCATACGCATCAGAATGGATACCGCCTGATTTTGCATCAAAAAAGGAAATCATCTCTCAAAAGCTTAAAGACAACGGGTTCAGTGATGACGAAATCCGTCAGATTTTTTCAGATACACGTATAAAACTATACCCTGAGATGCTGAACAGAAGCGGGAAGGGGTTTAACTATATGAGCCGGAAATTCGGCCTTCTTAACAAGAAATCCATTATGAGAGGCCAGAAGGTTTTAAAAGAACATAGAGCTGCCTTCAAAGAGATAGAAGACCGGTTCGGCGTTGAAAAAGAAGTACTTGTTGCCATTTACAGAGTAGAAACCAATCTTGGAAATGCAAGGGGCAATTATCTCGTATTCAACAGTCTTCTCACTATGTCTGTATTTGAAAACCGTCGTTCCGAATGGGCAACGGAAGAGCTGATAAACCTCCTGATACTTTGCAAAAACAGTAGCAAAGACCCTTTTTCTATCAAAGGCTCATGGGCCGGAGCCTTTGGTCTGTGCCAGTTTATCCCGTCGTCATATTTGCGCTATGCCGTTGACGGCAATGGCGACGGCGAGATTGATTTATTCAATTTTCATGACGCTATGGCAAGTATTGCAAGCTATTTGAAGGCGCACGGCTGGGAAAAAGGCAGCCCGGACAAGCATAGAAAAGCTGTATGGGCTTACAACCACTGTGATAATTATGTGAAGGCTGTCCTTGCCTATGCCAGGGCAAGTAAAATCTCGAAGAAGGGTTAA
- a CDS encoding nucleotide pyrophosphohydrolase: MAPVSDDSIKEVSEMLLKFREERDWEQFHSPKNLAISISIEAAELLEHFQWRKENEELTFKKKHEIAEELSDIFNYLVMLANDLGIDIIESAKKKIEKNGKKYPVEKAKGSMKKYRDL, from the coding sequence ATGGCGCCTGTATCAGACGACAGCATTAAGGAAGTTTCCGAAATGCTCCTTAAATTCCGCGAGGAGCGGGACTGGGAACAATTTCATTCACCGAAAAATCTTGCCATATCAATCTCAATTGAGGCTGCGGAACTTCTCGAACACTTCCAGTGGCGGAAGGAGAACGAAGAACTTACCTTTAAAAAAAAGCATGAGATAGCTGAAGAACTTTCCGATATATTCAATTACCTGGTTATGCTGGCAAATGACCTCGGAATAGATATTATCGAGTCGGCAAAAAAGAAGATAGAGAAGAACGGAAAAAAGTACCCGGTAGAGAAGGCAAAGGGCTCTATGAAAAAGTATAGAGACCTTTAG
- a CDS encoding PAS domain S-box protein — MTLQKETKSSDTNLSTVDGTDTIVPQEIPEEMLQRERNLARKYLDIAGVMFVAIDASQKVTLINQKGCQVLGYTKEDIIGKNWFDTFVPERMRAEVRAVFNRLMSGRIDNVEYAEGPVLVKNGEERIISWHNTVTKDDSGIITGTLSSGEDITDLKQAENRLRDSEKTIRVLLDATPETAILIDRERIVLNINRAGAQRFGTTPDKLIGTSLVNFLSNDIHRERDTRIEEAVRTKQLVHLEDMHSNRYYDVYFYPVLNDAGEVDKIAIFAKEITEQKEAEEALKKSEQKYRGIFENAIEGIFQTTPDGRVLSVNPAQARMMGFDSPEEVIKAFTDMARQHYVNPEDRTKYAETMAKEGFIKGFETQLRRKDGGAMWASINARTVRNDNGDILYYEGSIEDITERKHAEIELKKAEENFRNIFENAVFGIYQSTPEGRYINVNPAMAKLFGYASPEEMMTSITDTAEQTYVNPADCQRYIELLEIRGSIGDFESQRYRKDKSKFWVSVSNKSVHDNSGNIIRYEGMVKDITERKEAEALLWEGEELFRSLYDNSADGILLTMPDGKIFAANAAACRMLGRSEEEICQIGRGGIVDVSDPRLAVALEERKQTGMFRSEIYHICKDGTRFPCEVSSNTFKGKDGNIRVSTIFRDITKRKKVHEELQEEKEKLLAIMDASPVAISWGDLKGNIEYNNRKFRELFGYTMEDIPTIQDWRRQAYPDPDYCASLPSLFTSLTEAQKHGIEMTPIEVTITCKDGSIRHVEQMGAMVSNRILAIYNDITERKKAEDALLESTDRLHDIINASTDRIFLVDIEGVILAINKAGTEYLGLNPDTAIGSTLFDNLPPEVAQKRKERLHKVCLAQQPVQVESRHHDGWHDTGFFPVAIAGRVARIVVYGRDITARKNAEEALREGEERFRMLSENAPFGMLMIARDGTFTYLNPKFQKLFGYNLSDIPDGRTWLRKAYPDQEYRHKVVSVWASQTSSQSQPGEKDPYTFTVTCKDGTEKIINFLPVLLGTGDYIMTCEDITQRKMMEEALQNERENFQTLSENAPFGMVMTAPDGIFTYINPKFKELFGYDESDIPDGRTWSRKAFPDQECRRRVIAAWLEDRKGTLEGGRFAPEVFTVTCKDGTEKIVSFVSVLLGNGGSVLTCEDVSELKQHENALKESENKFRDLTEKSLVGIYLLQDNAFRYVNSRFAEIHGYSVEEIVNKVDSKDLVLPEDWSLFIENVKKKMEEGAESLGYRFRALTKDKRVIYVEVLRTQTIYKGRPAIIGTLIDITDNVKTHEDLTKAKEIAESANKAKSEFLANMSHEIRTPLNGVVGMAGLLLDTNLDAEQRDFAETVVNSANTLLAVVNDILDFSKVEAGKLDLEVIDFDIRTSVEEVADMLSLRAHDKGLECIFMVDPEVPSFVRGDPGRIRQILMNLAYNAIKFTEKGEISVCATLEEESDSHAKVLFTVADTGIGISAENMDRLFKSFSQVDASTTRKYGGTGLGLAISKHLVEMMGGNISVESIEGKGSKFLFTIVLEKQQTTPESEARTREDIKGIHVLVVDDNDTNQRVLKAYLYSWGCRCILTSSGIEALRQLRQAKSNNDPFDIAIIDMLMPGMDGETLGRIIKEDDDVKDIILVMLTSGGQRGDAARSKEIGFAAYLTKPVKSTQLFNCLATIICGRQVTEKKEPAPFITKHSIREDAKRMVKILVAEDNATNQKVAVRILEKLGYRADVVANGKEAVVAVDMIPYNLVLMDVQMPEMDGFEATGIIRNKEKLNGTHMPIIAMTAHALKGDKERCIEAGMDDYVSKPIQPKELVAAIERCLSTLQSSRQKPIFETKPVHKFIFDRSAFLERLDGDEELMKEIVDVFMADFPNQLAGLKDALSQDNAYALERQAHAMKGAAANIEARSLKNIAFELETAGNSKDISQAGTLIKKLEMEFEGLKTVFTGPGDV, encoded by the coding sequence ATGACTTTGCAGAAAGAGACAAAGAGTTCGGATACCAACCTCTCAACAGTTGATGGAACAGATACGATTGTGCCGCAGGAAATACCGGAAGAGATGCTTCAAAGAGAGAGGAATCTGGCCCGGAAATACCTCGATATTGCAGGCGTCATGTTCGTTGCCATAGATGCTTCCCAAAAGGTGACCCTTATCAACCAGAAGGGCTGTCAGGTGCTGGGATATACAAAAGAGGACATCATAGGAAAAAACTGGTTTGATACCTTCGTCCCTGAAAGGATGAGGGCAGAGGTAAGGGCGGTGTTTAACAGATTGATGTCCGGCCGTATTGATAATGTTGAATATGCTGAAGGGCCGGTACTGGTGAAGAACGGTGAGGAGAGGATCATCTCCTGGCACAATACGGTTACAAAGGACGACTCGGGCATTATTACGGGAACGCTGAGTTCAGGGGAAGACATTACGGATCTTAAACAAGCCGAGAACAGATTGCGGGACAGCGAGAAGACCATAAGGGTGCTGCTCGATGCCACACCTGAGACTGCTATCCTTATTGACAGGGAACGGATTGTCCTTAATATAAACAGGGCAGGGGCTCAAAGGTTCGGCACTACTCCCGACAAACTGATAGGCACATCTCTTGTCAACTTCCTTTCTAATGACATACACAGAGAAAGGGATACGCGTATAGAAGAGGCAGTGAGGACAAAGCAGCTTGTTCATCTTGAAGACATGCACAGCAACAGATACTATGACGTATACTTCTACCCGGTGCTCAACGATGCTGGAGAGGTTGATAAAATTGCGATCTTTGCCAAGGAAATTACAGAGCAGAAAGAGGCCGAGGAGGCATTGAAGAAAAGTGAACAAAAATACAGAGGCATCTTTGAGAACGCTATAGAGGGCATCTTCCAGACCACGCCGGATGGACGGGTTCTCAGCGTCAATCCGGCTCAGGCCCGGATGATGGGTTTTGACTCGCCCGAAGAGGTCATTAAAGCATTTACAGACATGGCAAGACAACACTATGTGAACCCCGAAGACCGTACAAAATACGCAGAGACGATGGCAAAAGAGGGCTTCATAAAGGGCTTTGAAACACAGCTTCGCCGGAAAGACGGGGGCGCAATGTGGGCTTCCATTAACGCAAGGACTGTTCGCAATGACAATGGTGATATACTGTATTATGAAGGCTCCATTGAAGACATAACAGAGCGTAAACATGCAGAAATAGAGCTAAAAAAGGCTGAAGAAAATTTCAGAAATATCTTTGAAAACGCTGTCTTCGGGATCTACCAGAGTACACCTGAAGGCCGATATATCAATGTCAACCCGGCCATGGCAAAGCTTTTCGGTTATGCCTCGCCGGAAGAAATGATGACGTCTATTACGGATACCGCAGAGCAGACCTATGTGAACCCCGCTGATTGCCAGCGGTATATAGAGCTCCTTGAAATCCGCGGGAGCATAGGAGATTTTGAATCACAACGATACAGGAAGGACAAAAGCAAATTCTGGGTTTCCGTATCCAACAAATCTGTCCATGATAATAGCGGGAATATAATCCGTTATGAAGGCATGGTGAAGGATATTACCGAGCGTAAGGAGGCGGAAGCATTATTATGGGAAGGCGAAGAACTTTTCCGGTCGCTCTATGATAATAGCGCCGATGGAATTCTCCTGACAATGCCTGACGGAAAGATCTTTGCCGCCAATGCCGCAGCCTGTCGCATGCTTGGGCGAAGCGAAGAAGAAATATGTCAGATCGGCCGGGGCGGTATTGTTGATGTCTCGGATCCACGGCTTGCTGTAGCATTAGAGGAACGAAAACAAACAGGTATGTTCAGAAGTGAAATTTACCATATATGCAAAGACGGGACCAGATTCCCCTGCGAGGTGTCTTCCAACACGTTCAAAGGCAAAGACGGTAATATCAGAGTGTCTACGATCTTTCGCGATATTACCAAGCGTAAGAAGGTACATGAGGAACTGCAGGAAGAGAAGGAAAAACTCTTGGCCATCATGGATGCCTCTCCTGTGGCTATTTCCTGGGGTGACCTGAAGGGAAATATAGAATATAACAACCGCAAGTTCCGTGAGCTTTTCGGGTACACAATGGAAGATATTCCCACTATTCAGGATTGGCGCCGTCAGGCATATCCTGATCCTGACTATTGTGCTTCACTCCCATCTTTATTTACTTCCCTCACTGAGGCCCAAAAACATGGCATAGAAATGACGCCTATCGAAGTTACCATTACCTGCAAGGATGGCTCTATACGCCATGTAGAACAAATGGGGGCGATGGTTTCCAATAGAATCCTGGCCATATATAACGACATTACAGAACGGAAGAAAGCTGAAGACGCTCTTCTGGAATCCACGGACAGGCTTCATGACATCATCAATGCATCAACGGACAGAATTTTTTTAGTCGATATTGAGGGGGTTATCCTTGCCATCAACAAAGCCGGCACTGAATATCTGGGTCTGAATCCCGACACTGCTATCGGGTCTACACTGTTTGACAATTTACCGCCTGAAGTTGCACAAAAAAGAAAGGAACGACTACACAAGGTTTGCCTTGCGCAACAACCGGTCCAGGTTGAAAGCAGACACCATGACGGATGGCATGATACCGGCTTTTTCCCTGTAGCTATTGCCGGAAGAGTTGCCAGAATTGTTGTATACGGCAGGGATATTACTGCGCGTAAAAATGCGGAGGAAGCATTACGGGAAGGAGAAGAGCGTTTCCGGATGCTCTCGGAAAATGCCCCCTTCGGGATGTTGATGATTGCCCGGGACGGTACTTTTACATATCTCAATCCGAAGTTTCAAAAACTCTTCGGCTATAATTTAAGCGATATCCCCGACGGCAGGACATGGCTCAGAAAGGCCTACCCTGATCAGGAATACAGACACAAGGTAGTCAGTGTCTGGGCCAGCCAGACATCATCGCAATCGCAACCAGGCGAAAAAGACCCTTATACCTTTACTGTTACCTGTAAGGACGGAACCGAAAAGATCATTAATTTTCTACCTGTATTGCTGGGAACAGGGGATTATATAATGACCTGCGAAGACATTACCCAACGGAAGATGATGGAAGAAGCCTTACAGAATGAGAGGGAAAATTTCCAGACACTGTCGGAAAATGCCCCCTTCGGGATGGTGATGACTGCCCCGGATGGCATTTTTACATACATCAACCCGAAGTTTAAGGAGCTTTTCGGCTATGATGAAAGTGATATTCCTGACGGCAGGACATGGTCCAGAAAGGCCTTCCCTGATCAGGAATGCAGGCGCAGGGTGATTGCTGCATGGTTAGAGGACCGGAAGGGCACACTGGAGGGAGGCAGATTTGCCCCGGAGGTTTTTACCGTTACCTGTAAGGACGGCACAGAAAAGATCGTCAGTTTTGTATCCGTACTCCTTGGAAACGGCGGCTCTGTATTGACCTGCGAGGATGTGTCAGAACTGAAACAGCACGAAAATGCCTTAAAGGAATCTGAAAACAAGTTCCGCGATCTAACAGAAAAATCATTGGTTGGCATCTATCTTTTACAGGACAATGCATTCAGGTATGTAAACTCCCGGTTTGCCGAAATCCACGGTTACAGTGTGGAAGAGATAGTCAACAAAGTTGACTCAAAGGACCTTGTATTACCGGAAGACTGGTCCCTCTTTATAGAGAACGTGAAAAAAAAGATGGAGGAAGGGGCAGAATCCCTGGGCTACCGGTTCAGGGCACTCACAAAGGACAAAAGGGTTATTTATGTGGAGGTCCTGCGCACACAGACAATTTATAAGGGTAGACCGGCAATAATCGGTACCCTCATAGATATCACCGATAACGTAAAGACCCATGAAGATTTAACAAAGGCCAAGGAAATAGCCGAATCAGCCAACAAGGCAAAGAGCGAGTTCCTTGCCAATATGAGCCATGAGATACGGACGCCTTTGAACGGGGTAGTCGGTATGGCAGGGTTGCTTCTCGACACAAACCTGGATGCCGAGCAAAGGGATTTTGCAGAGACTGTAGTGAATTCTGCAAATACTTTATTGGCGGTAGTGAACGATATCCTTGATTTTTCGAAGGTTGAGGCAGGGAAACTCGATCTTGAGGTTATCGATTTTGATATTAGAACCTCGGTAGAGGAAGTGGCCGATATGCTGTCGCTGCGAGCGCACGATAAAGGTCTTGAATGTATCTTTATGGTAGACCCGGAGGTCCCGTCTTTTGTGCGCGGTGATCCGGGAAGAATACGTCAGATATTGATGAATCTTGCTTATAATGCCATCAAATTCACTGAAAAAGGCGAGATTTCTGTCTGTGCAACGCTTGAAGAAGAGAGCGACAGCCATGCGAAGGTTCTTTTTACCGTAGCGGATACAGGCATAGGAATCTCTGCCGAAAATATGGACCGTCTTTTTAAGTCTTTTTCACAGGTGGATGCGTCTACAACAAGAAAATACGGCGGCACAGGCCTGGGCCTTGCCATTTCCAAACACCTTGTGGAAATGATGGGCGGCAATATCAGTGTTGAGAGCATAGAAGGTAAAGGTTCAAAATTCCTGTTTACAATAGTTCTGGAAAAACAACAGACGACTCCTGAATCTGAAGCCCGGACCCGTGAGGATATAAAAGGCATTCATGTACTTGTAGTGGATGATAATGATACGAATCAACGTGTTTTAAAAGCCTATCTATACTCCTGGGGTTGCCGGTGTATTCTGACTTCAAGCGGCATTGAAGCGCTCCGGCAATTGCGGCAGGCAAAATCCAATAACGATCCCTTTGATATTGCCATTATTGACATGCTCATGCCGGGTATGGACGGAGAAACTCTGGGTCGTATTATTAAAGAGGATGATGATGTAAAAGACATAATCCTTGTGATGTTAACATCGGGCGGTCAGCGCGGGGATGCTGCCCGTTCAAAGGAAATAGGTTTCGCTGCCTACCTTACGAAGCCTGTGAAATCGACACAACTGTTCAACTGTCTTGCAACAATTATTTGCGGGCGGCAGGTAACAGAAAAGAAAGAACCTGCGCCTTTTATAACAAAACACTCCATCCGTGAAGATGCGAAGCGCATGGTAAAAATCCTTGTTGCTGAAGACAATGCCACTAACCAGAAGGTTGCAGTGCGTATCCTTGAGAAATTAGGATACAGGGCGGATGTGGTCGCGAATGGAAAAGAGGCAGTCGTAGCTGTTGATATGATCCCTTATAATCTTGTGCTGATGGATGTCCAGATGCCGGAAATGGACGGATTCGAGGCAACGGGCATTATTCGCAACAAGGAAAAATTGAATGGAACCCATATGCCGATTATTGCCATGACAGCCCATGCCTTGAAAGGGGACAAAGAGCGTTGCATAGAGGCAGGCATGGATGACTATGTCTCAAAACCTATCCAGCCGAAAGAACTTGTTGCTGCAATAGAGCGTTGCCTGTCAACTTTACAATCATCAAGACAAAAACCAATATTCGAAACAAAGCCGGTTCATAAATTTATCTTTGACAGATCGGCATTTCTTGAACGTCTTGATGGCGACGAAGAACTTATGAAAGAGATCGTTGATGTGTTTATGGCTGATTTTCCGAACCAGTTGGCCGGTTTAAAGGACGCCCTGTCTCAGGATAATGCCTATGCACTGGAACGGCAGGCCCATGCTATGAAGGGCGCTGCGGCAAACATAGAGGCAAGGTCTCTGAAGAACATTGCCTTTGAATTAGAAACTGCAGGAAACAGCAAGGATATAAGTCAGGCCGGTACACTCATTAAAAAATTGGAGATGGAGTTTGAGGGGCTGAAGACGGTATTTACGGGCCCGGGAGATGTTTAA